The following are from one region of the Labeo rohita strain BAU-BD-2019 unplaced genomic scaffold, IGBB_LRoh.1.0 scaffold_1233, whole genome shotgun sequence genome:
- the LOC127157891 gene encoding granzyme K-like: MESGKPIGSVTVLIGSLSLSKGTQRVGILSYEYPKTFNVKTKEDDIMLIKLSKKVKSKPKKIPKKGQDIPPGTKCVVTGWGTTNSNDIKPSDKLQMLELTVVDRDLCNCYYKSDPVITKDMMCAGSKQENKGICWGDSGGPLECKKNIVGVVSGTKECGNPKKPTVFTFLSPKHIHWINTILKKQFNSTTF; encoded by the exons ATGGAGAGCGG aaaacCCATTGGATCTGTCACAGTTCTCATAGGATCTCTGTCTCTGAGTAAAGGCACTCAGCGTGTTGGCATCCTCAGTTACGAGTATCCTAAAACATTCAACGTAAAGACTAAAGAAGACGACATCATGCTCATTAAG ttaagtaaaaaagtgaaatcaaaacctaaaaaaatccCTAAAAAGGGACAAGACATTCCACCTggaacaaaatgtgttgtaaCAGGTTGGGGAACTACTAATTCTAACGACATAAAACCTTCTGATAAACTACAAATGTTAGAGTTGACAGTGGTGGACAGGGACCTGTGCAACTGCTACTACAAAAGTGATCCTGTGATCACCAAAGACATGATGTGTGCAGGAAGCAAGCAAGAAAATAAAGGCATCTGTTGG GGGGATTCCGGTGGACCTCTGGAATGTAAGAAAAACATAGTTGGAGTAGTATCAGGGACAAAAGAATGTGGTAATCCCAAAAAACCAACTGTGTTCACTTTTCTCTCCCCAAAACACATCCACTGGATCAATACCATACTGAAAAAGCAATTCAACAGCACAACCTTTTAA